The sequence AATCACATAGGGTTAAGCCCTTACTTTGTAATTTTAGCAGTTACCATAGGTGGCGGCTTCTATGGGCCAATAGGAATGATTCTTGCAGTTCCAATTATGGCAGTAATAAAAGTATATTGGCAAAGAATTGTAAAAAAGATTGATTCTTTATACAAAAAAGTGTTGCCTGAAAATAAGTAAATTCTATTTATTAAAATTAGCATAAACGCCTATAGACTTATGTCTATAGGCGCTTATTTTTATTTCTTAGATTAACTTCGATTATTTGTTTAATTTATCATAATATTAAGCAAATAAAATCGCCTTCTCCTTCGTTAATGATTTTTTGTAATGTCTTTTGCATTTTAACTTGTACATTTTCAGGCATTTTATATAGCTTGTTTTGTAATCCTTCCTTTACAAGCATTTCTAAAGACTTTCCAAACATATTACTTTGCCATAATTTAGATGGATCACTTTCGAATTGCTCTAATAGAGATTTTACAAGTTCTTCACTTTCCTTTTCTGTGCCCATAATAGGAGATATCTCAGTTTTTATATCTGCCTTAATTAAATGTAAACTAGGAGCGCTTGCTTTCAATTTAACACCAAACTTTGCACCTTGCCTTACAATTTCAGGTTCCTCAAATTTCATTTCAGATAATTGTGGTGCAACCAATCCATATCCAGTTTCCTTAACCTCTTTAATTGCATTAGAAACCTTATCATATTCTACTTTAGCATAATGTAAATCTTTTATTAATGCCAATAGATCACTTTCATCCTCTATGTTATCTCCACATAATTCACTCAATATCTTGTAGAATATATCAACTTTAGGATTCATATTTACTGTAGCATTACCACTGCCTAAATCCATTTCTGCAATTTCAGTTTTTCCTAGAAAATCTTCTCCCTCATATCCACTTAAGCATTTCTTTATATCTCTTACCTTAAATATGTTTTTGCACATATCTTTAATTATGTTTATGAAGTCTGCCTTTAGCCAATGAGAAGAATCTAATTTTTCAATCCATTGAGGCAAATCTATATTTATTTCTTTTACTGGGAACTCTTTTAATACTTTATCAAATAACTTGTTAATGTCTTCTTCACCCATATTAAAGACATCCAGTATTTGAACAGGCACCTCGTACTTTTCTTCCATTTCTGCTTTCAAAGCCTTAGTTTCTGGTGCATTAGGTTTTGAAGAGTTTAGAATAATTATAAAAGGTTTATTAATAGCCTTAAGTTCGTTAACTACTCTCTCCTCTGGTTCTTTATAATCTTCTCTTGAAATCCCTGTAATACTTCCATCAGTTGTAACTACAAAACCAATTGTAGAATGATCTGTGATAACCTTTCTTGTACCTATCTCTGCCGCATCTTCAAAAGGTATAGCATAATCAAACCATGGGGTATTTACCATCTTGGTATCTTCCCCTTCTAAGTAACCTAAAGCACTCTTTACAATGTATCCAACACAATCAACAAGTCTTATGTTAAATTTAATGCCCTCTTCCAAGTTAATTTCAACTGCCTCATTAGGTACAAATTTAGGCTCTGTTGTATGAATACTTTTTCCTGATCCACTCTGTGGCAATTCATCCTTTGCTCTTTCTTTTTTATAGGTATTATCAATCTTAGGTATTACCATTAAATCCATGAATCTTTTGATGAATGTGGATTTTCCTGTTCTTACCGGACCTACAACGCCTACATAAATATCACCTTGTGTTCGCTCTGCTATGTCTTTATAAATGTTAAAACTTTCCACAGTATAGCCTCCTAATTAATTTTTAACAGTATATATATATTGACCCTTTATATAAAATATACATATTTTTATTTTATACTTGAAAATTTAGCTGCACTAAAAAAGGTAGAAATCTATTTTGATTTCTACCTTAAATATATTCTAATTTTATTAATTTAGTATAGGATATCTAAAAAAACTTTAATGATTTTCGTGTTTTTTATCTCTTTCCATTAAATCACTGCCAGCTACCTTAGGATCTTTTCCATTAAATAAGATATCATATAAGTTATCTGTAATAGGCATAGATACTTGCATTTTATCTTTTAATTCATGGAAGGCTTTGCAGGCTTTTATACCCTCTACAACCATACCTACATGCTCTACAGCCTCATCCATTGAATAACCTTGACCAATAAGAATCCCTGCTTTTCTATTTCTAGAATGCATACTGGTACAGGTAACAATTAAATCTCCCATACCTGTAAGCCCTATAAAGGTTTCTGGTTTAGCACCTAAAGCAGTACCTATTCTAGTAATCTCCATTAATCCTCTTGCCATTAATGCAGCCTTACTGTTATCTCCATAACCAATACCATCTGAAACACCAGCCACTAAAGCTATAATATTTTTAACTGCTCCACCAATCTCTACACCAATTAAATCATCATTAGTATAAACTCTAAAGCAATCACACATAAATAGCTCTTGAACCAATTCCGCCTTATCCATTTGTTCAGATGAAACCACTATTGTAGTTGGTAACCCAACTGCAACTTCTTCAGCATGAGTAGGTCCTGACATAACTACTACTGGATTATTAGGAAGTTCTTCTTTTATAATTTCAGATAACCTTAAATTGGTTCCTTCCTCAATACCTTTAGCAACATTAACTATTATAGCCTTCTTTGGTATAAACTCTTTAAAGTTCTTACAAACAGTTCTTATTATATGAGATGGAACAGTAAGAACTACAAAATCAGCATCCTTTATTGCATCCTCTATATTGTTAGATGCAGTTACACCACTAGGAATTATTACATCCTTAATGTATTTGCTGTTAGTTCTTTTGTTGTTTATCTCATCAACTACTGCCTCTTCTCTATCCCATATATTAGGCTCATATCCCTTATTAGCTAATAGAATTGCTAAAGCAGTACCAAAGCTCCCTCCACCTATAAAAGTCACCTTATTCATAATTATTCCTTCCTTTCTCTATATTCGATTTCAAGACCAGTTCCCTTAAAATCAAAACTCTCCCTTAATTGATTTTCTAAATATCTTGCATAAGAGAAATGAATTGCAGTTGCATCATTAACGAAGAAAATAAACTTTGGTGGTTTAGTAGCCACTTGAGTTGCATAATAAATTTTCATTCTTTTAAGTCCCACTATAGGAGGTTCTTTCATCAAAACAGCTCTATTAATTACATCGTTAAGTATTCCTGTAGAAACTCTCTTATTATAATTATCATAACACATTTTGGCAACTTCTAAAACCTTATGAACTCTTTGCCCTGTTAAAGCTGAAATAAATAAGTATGGTGCATAAGATAAGAAAGATAATTTAGCTTGCATATCTTTTTGGTAGTTAACCATAGTTTTATCATCTTTTTCTATAAGATCCCACTTATTAACTATTACCATTATAGCTTTGTTCATTTCATGAGCATACCCTATAATCTTTTCATCTTGGTCTGTAACGCCTTCTTCTGCATCTACCATCAAAATACACACATCAGCTCTTTCAACAGCTGCATAGGTTCTTATAACGCTATATCGCTCTATTTCCTCTTTAACTTTGCTCTTTCTTCTAAGTCCTGCTGTATCAACTAGAATAAACTTTCCCAGATCAGTCTCAAGATAACTATCTACTGCATCTCTAGTTGTACCAGGAATATTACTTACTATAACTCTTTCTTCACCTAATAGTTTGTTTATTAATGATGATTTACCTACATTAGGTTTACCTATCATAGCAATTCTAATATATTCGTCCTCTTCTTCACCATCATATAAACCATCAAAGTGTTTAACCACTTCATCAAGCATATCCCCTAAACCAAGTCCTTGTGATGCTGATATGGTCATCGGTTCACCAATTCCCAAATTATAGAACTCATATAAGTTCTCTTCATCTTTTTTAGAGTCAACCTTATTTACAACTAAAACAATAGGCTTTTTGCTCCTTCTTAGCATTTGAGCAACTTCTGAATCTGCTGCAGTTAATCCTTCTTTACCATCAACTATAAAAACTATTACATCGGCAGTTTCAATTGCAATTTGAGCCTGTCTTTTCATTTGTTTAAGTATTACATCATCACTTTTAGGTTCAATACCACCAGTATCTATCATAGTAAATTCATATTTTAACCAATCTGCTTGAGCATACACTCTATCACGTGTAACTCCTGGAGTATCTTGTACTATTGAAATTCTTTTTCCTGCTAATCTATTGAATAACGTTGATTTACCAACATTAGGTCTTCCAACAAAAGCAACTATTGGCTTTGCCATTATTTATTCCTCCTTACAATTTTCATTTATTATATCAATCAAATCTTCACCAGAATAATCACAAATTAAGATTTTAGTATCTAATGCTTTCTCTAAATCCTTAACTGTATAATCATCAAGCATGATTTGCTCATTATCATCTGCTAATTCATAACCTTTTCTAAACATATTACTAGACATGATTAAATAATCAGTTTTTATCTTATGTTTAACCTGATCTATAATATCTGTAGCAGTTAGTAATCCTGCTACTGTAATAGTATTGCCAAAATAATTATTTATTATTTTATATGTATCCATTATTACATTACTATTCTCTTGCATTATTAATTTAGCAACATGATTTATTTCTTCAAAAGCCAGTTCACCAGTTACCATGGAAAAACTACCTTTTTTAGTTTTATTTAATCTAGGTAAATCTTGTTTTATTGTATCTCTTAGTAGCCTAACCATCCCGACACCATCTTCAATTTGATAGTATCCATCATAAAATTCTGCGGACGGAATTTCTGCTTCAGCAGTCAAATAAAACTCGTCAGAAAGTCTTACAAATGGCTTTCCGGTTTCATCTATAAATTTTCTTTGTAACTTTGCAACATTTTCAATCTCAGCTTTTGCTAATTCTTTATTATAGATATCTACTTTAGCTAGACCTTCTCTAAATTTTGTTATTCCTATAGGAACTGCTGCTACATTTTGTACACTTGGATATAAGCTATACAAATCATTAATCGTTCTTATAAGCTCATCTCCATTATTTACATTAGGAATTGTAACTATTTGAGCATTAATAGTAATTTCTGCTTCTGCAAGCTTCTTTAATCTCTCAAATACATTTCCTGCAAACCTATTGTTTAGCATTTTTACTCTAAGTTCTGGATTAGTAGTATGAACTGATACATTTATCGGACTAATTCTATATCTGATTATTCTATCAATATCTTCGTCTTTCATATTAGTTAAAGTAACAAAATTTCCTTGAAGAAATGATAATCTTGAATCATCATCTTTAAAATATAAAGTCTCTCTCATGCCTTTTGGCAATTGATCTATAAAACAAAACATACAGTTATTTGAACATCTTTTTGCTTTATCCATAATTGCCATATCAAATTCTACGCCTAAATCTTCTTGTAAATCTTTATCTGCTTCAATGTCCCATATTTCTCCATTGGCCTTCTCTACTTCTAACTCTATATATTCATCTGATAATAAAAATCTATAATCAATAATATCTTTTATTTCAGTACCGTTAACAGAAATAAGAATATCTCCAACTTCAATACCAAGTTCTTCTGCTAAACTTCCCGGAAAAACTTCCTTTATTCTGCTGCCCATATTTTTCACCTCTATGTGTAATGTAATATACTACATTATAGTATATTACCCTAATTAACCCTCAGAGTCAACAAAATAGGATAGATATGAAATGTCTTTCTTATCTATCCTAACAAAATAACTCTACATTTTTCAAGTAATAATTAAATAAAATCTACTCATTTAAATCCACATATTTTCCTGTAACTAAGAAAATAGTCCATTCACAAATATTAGTTGTATGATCTGCAACTCTCTCAAGATATTTACATACAAATAGTAATTGTGAAACTTGATTTAGATTTTCATTTGACTTCATATGTTCAAGCAATTCATCAAAAATCTTTTTATAATAAGCATCTATCTCATCATCTTTTAAACAGATATCATAAGCTGCTTTAACATCTCCTGCAATATAAGCATCTATAGATAATTTAATCATTTCTTGAACTTTCTCAGCCATTTTAGGAATGTCAATAAGTTCTTTAATATAGTGCTCTTTACCCATTTTAGTTACAATCTTTGCTATATCAACTGCATGGTCTGCCATTCTCTCCAAATCTGTAACTATCTTAATAGCAGTAAATATATCTCTTAAGTCCGTAGCTAAAGGTTGATTTTGAGCAATAAGTCTTATGGATTTCTCCTCAATTTGTCTTTGCAAGTCATCAACGATATCATCATTATCAATAACTTTATTAGCTAGCTCAACATCGTGGTTTTTTAGAGCGTCAATGCAACTGTGAAGTTGCTTTTCAACCATACTGCCCATTTTAACTAAATCTTCATGAACATATCCCAATTTTTTATCAAAAACTATTCTACTCATTCTAAACACCCTCCCTTTTAGCCAAATCTTCCAGTAATATAGTCCTCTGTTCTCTTATCCGTAGGCTTATAAAATACCTCATCTGTTTTACCATATTCAATAACCTCTCCATTTAAGAAGAAAGCTGTTTTATCAGCAATTCTTCCTGCTTGTTGCATATTATGAGTAACTATTATAACTGTATATTGCTTCTTAAGTTCATCCATTAGTTCTTCTATTTTATTAGTAGAAATAGGATCTAATGCTGATGTCGGCTCATCCATTAACAACACTTCTGGTTCAACTGCTAATGTTCTAGCTATGCATAACCTTTGTTGTTGTCCTCCTGAAAGACCTAAAGCACTTTTCTTAAGTCTGTCTTTAACTTCATCAAAAAGAGCTGCGCCTTTTAAACTTTTTTCCACAATTTCATCTAAAGTGGCTTTATCCTTTATACCATGAATTCTAGGACCATAAGCTATGTTATCATAAATTGACATAGGAAATGGATTTGGCCTTTGAAAAACCATTCCAACCCTCTTTCTAAGATCAATTTCATCATACTCTTTATAAATGTCTTTACCTTCAAAAAGAACAGTACCTTCGATTCTAACTATATCTATTAAGTCATTCATTCTATTTAATGTTCTTAAAAAAGTAGATTTTCCACAGCCTGATGGGCCAATTAATGCTGTTACCTTATTTTTATCTATATCCATATTTATATTCTTTAAAGCATGATTTGCTCCATAAAATAAATTTAAATCTCTAGTTTCTATTATACTCATTACGTATCCCCTTCCTATTTCCCACTATAAGCCTTATGAATCTTATTTCCAATAAACCTTGCACTTATATTAAAAACTAAAACTAAAATTATAAGTATAGCTGAGGCACCATTAGCAATTTGCTTTGAATTTGCTGCCATTCCTTCGGCATTTAGCTTCCAAATATGAACCGCTAAGGTCTCTGCTGGCCTAAATAAACTATATGCAGATGAATTATTTATTAGACTGAACTTTCCAAACTTCACCATAGGTGCACTCATACCAGAGGTATATAAGAAAGCTGCTGCTTCTCCAAAAATTCTACCTGCTGCAAGTATTACTCCGGTTAATATTTCAGGCATTGATGAAGGTAGAGTAACCTTTGCTATAGTTTGCCATGGTGTGGCTCCTAATCCTAAACTAGCTTCCTTAACATTCTTTGAAGCAGCTCTAATTGCATTTTCTGTCACTCTTGTCATGGATGGTAGATTTAATATACTAACAGACAATGCACCTGCTAGAACAGAGTATTTCCAATGCAACATAGTTACAAATACTAATAAGCCAAATAATCCAACAACTATTGATGGCAGAGATGCCATAGTTTCAATACAAAGCCTTATAAAATCTACAAATTTATTTTTTCCAGCATATTCAGCTAAGAATATACCAGCTCCTACCCCTATAGGTATAGTGATTAGAAGTGAAATAATAAGTATATAAAATGAGTTAAAAAGTTGAGGTCCAATTCCTCCATTATCATTATTGCCAAATATAAATTTAAAATTCAATGATTGTCTACCATTAAAAATTATATATCCAATAAAAAGTGCTAATAAAAACACAATTAAAAATGAAATTATATATAAAACACTTGTTGCTATCTTATCAATCTTTTTTGCCTTCATTATACTTTCCCCCTATTTCCTATTTTTCTTGTTATGAGGATAAATATAAATGAAATAATAAGTAGAATAAATGCCATTGACCAAAGAGCATCATTCCATGCAGTACCAAACGCTGTATTAGCCATGTCCATAGTTAGAATACTTGTAAGTGTAGCTGTAGGTGTCATTAATCCACCAGCTATCTTCACTGTATTTCCAATTACCATTTGAACTGCTAAGGCTTCTCCAAAAGCTCTGGCTATCCCCAACACTATACCAGTAAATATACCACTTTTAGCTGCTGGTACTATAACTTTATATATAGTTTGCCATCTTGTGGCACCAAGACCATAAGAAGCTTCAATATATTCTCTTGGAACAGTTTTAATAGCATCTGATGCAAGTGATGCTATTGTTGGAAGAATCATTATACTTAATACAATAATACCTGCAAAAAGACTAAAGCCAACTCCTCCAAAACTGTTTTTAATTAATGGAATTAAAACACTTACTCCTATCCAACCATATACAACTGATGGAATTCCCACAAATAACTCCAACGCAGGTTGTAAGATCTTCTTTCCAACATTAGGAGATATAACATTCATAAATATTGCTAAGGCAACAGCTATTGGTGCACTAATAACCACAGCCCCAACAGAAACCAAAGTTGACCCCACAATAAAAACAGCTGCACCAAACTGAGGTTTATCCAAATCTGGACTCCAGTTTGTGCTAAATAGAAATTTATAAATAGGATATTTATCCTTTACAAAAGTATTAATCCCTTTGCTAGCTAAAAAAAATGTAATAGCCAGTGTTATGACTACTATAAATATACCACATACGTAAGAAAAACTTTTACCAATATATTCTGTTTTAAGTTTTCTATAAAAACTCTTTTTCTCCATATCTATACCTCAATTTAGATTAATTTTTGGACTGGTTTTCACCAGTCCAAAGTTTTTAATTACTCTTTTATTTTACTACCTTGAACAAATCCTAATTTATCAAATAAATCTTTATTGTCTTCACTTGAAACAAATTCTATAAATGCTTTTGATAAATCTTTTGCTTCACCCTTAGTATACATATGTCCCCAAGACCAGAACTTATATTTTCCACCGATTATGTTATCTACAGAAGCTTCAACTCCATCTATTGTAACCTTATTCACCTTGTCTTTTGATTCATTAGCATTAGCTAAAGCCACATAACTTACTGAACCTGGTGTACTTTGGATTGAAGTCATTACTGATCCTGTACTATCTTGAACTATTCCAATCTTATCATCTTCTAAAGCTTTATTACCATCCAATAATACTTTTACAAAAGTAGCTCTTGTTCCTGAAGATGCTGGTCTATGAATTACTGTTATTTTCACATCTGGTCCGCCAATTTCTTTCCAATTCTTAACCTTGCCTGAGAATACATTTTGTATTTGTTCCTTAGTTAAGTTTGTTAAAGTAACATCTTTACTAGTTACAACAGCAAATCCTTCACCTAAAACTTTATGATCAACTAAATCTTTATCTTCACCATTTTTGAACTTTTCATTAGCATATATATCTGAATTGCCTATATCAACATTTCCTTGGGATACTTGAGTTAAGCCTTGACCACTTCCTCCACCTTGAACATTAATAGTAGCATCGGAATTTTTCTCTTGAAATTTCTTCGCTGATTTTTCTATAAATTCTTGCATTGCAGTAGAACCTGAAATGGTTATTGATCCTGAAACTGACTGCTTTTTAGTATCTGGTGTAGTGTTGCTTCCTTGCTTTTCACTTGAGCAACCAACAAATGCCCCTGCCATCATAGTTACAACCAATGCTGAAATTACATATTTTAATCCCTTTTTCTTCATTATAAAATTCCTCCAAAAATTAAAATTTATTTTCTATTTATTTACCTTACAAGTATTATAATAGACAAGCAAAGTTAACCCAGTATTAGTTTAATGTTAAGTAATGTTACCCTTTGTAAATTATTTTTTACATTAGAATTGATTTTTATGCTAAATTTGTTGATTAGTTTTTTTGTTAGCTGTGTAATTAAAAGAATAAAAAAAATAATCTACACATAATTAGGCTTATCCTAATTACATGTAGATTAAAAATCACACTATATATACACTAGATTTTATAATTTAATTGTAAACTTGGTTCCTTCCCCAAGCCTACTTTGAACTTCTACAGTTCCACCAAAACTTATAACTATATGCTTTAATATAGCTAGTCCCAAGCCAGTTCCACCTTTAGCTCTAGACCTCGCCTTATCTACTCTATAAAATCTTTCAAAAATTCTCGGCAAATCTTTTTCAGGGATTCCAATTCCAGTATCCTGAACTTCAATTACATTCTTTCCTTCTTCCTCATATGTATTAATAAATATTTTATCTCCACTCTCTGAATATTTTATTGCATTATCTAATAAAATTATTATCATCTGTTTAAACTTATCTGGTGCACCCCAAATATGATTATTATTTTTCAAAGAAGTTTCAATTTCTATATTCTTTTTAGATGCTTCTAACTTAACTAAAGACACTACATTATCAATAATAAGCTCAGGACTGAAATCCATATCGTTAGTTTCTTCATGCAACTTATTACATTGTTCCAAGTTTGATAAAGTTAAAATATCGTTTATAAGTCTAGCTAATCTTTCAGCCTCATCATTAATTATCCCAAGAAATTTCTTTCTGGTTTCTTCGTCATCAACTTCTAGCAATGTTTCTGAAAATCCTCTAATGGAAGTTAATGGTGTCTTAAGTTCATGAGATACATTGGCTACAAATTGTGATCTCATATTTTCTAACTTCTTAATGTCTGTTATATCTTGAACAACTGCAACCTTTCCAATATGTTCTTTCCCATTTATAATTTCAGCAGTTTTTATTCTAAGATCTCTCTCTATAGGATTTATTATTGTTATTTCAACACTGTCCTTCTCTGAATCAAATACATTGTCTAATTCAAAATCTCTGACGTGATTCATTAATTTCTCACCAATAATATCACCTTTTATCCCAAAGATTTTTTCAGCATATGGATTTATCATAATAACATTATGTTCTTTATCTACGGCTATTACCCCACTATCCATGCTCTTTAGTATTGCTTCCAATCTATTTTGCTTATCTACCAACTCATTTAATGTTAATTGCAATGTATCAGCCATATGATTAAACGCACATCCTAATCTTCCCAATTCATCTTTTGATTTTACACTGACTCTTTTTGTTAGATCTCCTTCTGACATTTCATATGCTACAGATTCTAACTTTTTAAGAGGATTAACAATTACAACCGAAAGTTTTAAAGACATAAATATGGACAAAAAAATCACTGCAATTAAAGTTACTATATAATATTGTCCATTCTTATCTTCAAACATTTTAATGTGTTCTAAAGGTATAGAAGTTCTTATAATGCCATTATCATTAAGCTTTGTAGCATAGTATAACATATCTTTTTTTAAAGTTTTACTATATCTAATACTGTATCCTTCATTATTCTTCTCAGCCATAAGAATTTCTTCTCTATTAGCGTGATTATCTAAATTTTTTAGGAGAGTGTCTGAATCATATTCAACCTCTCCTGATTTATTTATCAATGTAATTCTTATATCTGATTTATCCTTTGTAATATTTGAAACTACGGATACAGGATTATCAGTCTTATTAATCATTTCTGAAAGCAGTCTATTATATTCTTGTAACTCCAATCTTATTGTATTAATATGCTGATGATTAGTTATAGTAATAAAACAAGCTGTTAAAATAACTAATGAGAATAGTATGGTTCCCATTACATATGCAATTACTTTATTTTTCATATCTATTCACCTGTGGTAAA comes from Clostridium sp. TW13 and encodes:
- the spoIVA gene encoding stage IV sporulation protein A — translated: MESFNIYKDIAERTQGDIYVGVVGPVRTGKSTFIKRFMDLMVIPKIDNTYKKERAKDELPQSGSGKSIHTTEPKFVPNEAVEINLEEGIKFNIRLVDCVGYIVKSALGYLEGEDTKMVNTPWFDYAIPFEDAAEIGTRKVITDHSTIGFVVTTDGSITGISREDYKEPEERVVNELKAINKPFIIILNSSKPNAPETKALKAEMEEKYEVPVQILDVFNMGEEDINKLFDKVLKEFPVKEINIDLPQWIEKLDSSHWLKADFINIIKDMCKNIFKVRDIKKCLSGYEGEDFLGKTEIAEMDLGSGNATVNMNPKVDIFYKILSELCGDNIEDESDLLALIKDLHYAKVEYDKVSNAIKEVKETGYGLVAPQLSEMKFEEPEIVRQGAKFGVKLKASAPSLHLIKADIKTEISPIMGTEKESEELVKSLLEQFESDPSKLWQSNMFGKSLEMLVKEGLQNKLYKMPENVQVKMQKTLQKIINEGEGDFICLIL
- a CDS encoding NAD(P)H-dependent glycerol-3-phosphate dehydrogenase, with protein sequence MNKVTFIGGGSFGTALAILLANKGYEPNIWDREEAVVDEINNKRTNSKYIKDVIIPSGVTASNNIEDAIKDADFVVLTVPSHIIRTVCKNFKEFIPKKAIIVNVAKGIEEGTNLRLSEIIKEELPNNPVVVMSGPTHAEEVAVGLPTTIVVSSEQMDKAELVQELFMCDCFRVYTNDDLIGVEIGGAVKNIIALVAGVSDGIGYGDNSKAALMARGLMEITRIGTALGAKPETFIGLTGMGDLIVTCTSMHSRNRKAGILIGQGYSMDEAVEHVGMVVEGIKACKAFHELKDKMQVSMPITDNLYDILFNGKDPKVAGSDLMERDKKHENH
- the der gene encoding ribosome biogenesis GTPase Der, giving the protein MAKPIVAFVGRPNVGKSTLFNRLAGKRISIVQDTPGVTRDRVYAQADWLKYEFTMIDTGGIEPKSDDVILKQMKRQAQIAIETADVIVFIVDGKEGLTAADSEVAQMLRRSKKPIVLVVNKVDSKKDEENLYEFYNLGIGEPMTISASQGLGLGDMLDEVVKHFDGLYDGEEEDEYIRIAMIGKPNVGKSSLINKLLGEERVIVSNIPGTTRDAVDSYLETDLGKFILVDTAGLRRKSKVKEEIERYSVIRTYAAVERADVCILMVDAEEGVTDQDEKIIGYAHEMNKAIMVIVNKWDLIEKDDKTMVNYQKDMQAKLSFLSYAPYLFISALTGQRVHKVLEVAKMCYDNYNKRVSTGILNDVINRAVLMKEPPIVGLKRMKIYYATQVATKPPKFIFFVNDATAIHFSYARYLENQLRESFDFKGTGLEIEYRERKE
- a CDS encoding DUF512 domain-containing protein, whose amino-acid sequence is MEVKNMGSRIKEVFPGSLAEELGIEVGDILISVNGTEIKDIIDYRFLLSDEYIELEVEKANGEIWDIEADKDLQEDLGVEFDMAIMDKAKRCSNNCMFCFIDQLPKGMRETLYFKDDDSRLSFLQGNFVTLTNMKDEDIDRIIRYRISPINVSVHTTNPELRVKMLNNRFAGNVFERLKKLAEAEITINAQIVTIPNVNNGDELIRTINDLYSLYPSVQNVAAVPIGITKFREGLAKVDIYNKELAKAEIENVAKLQRKFIDETGKPFVRLSDEFYLTAEAEIPSAEFYDGYYQIEDGVGMVRLLRDTIKQDLPRLNKTKKGSFSMVTGELAFEEINHVAKLIMQENSNVIMDTYKIINNYFGNTITVAGLLTATDIIDQVKHKIKTDYLIMSSNMFRKGYELADDNEQIMLDDYTVKDLEKALDTKILICDYSGEDLIDIINENCKEE
- the phoU gene encoding phosphate signaling complex protein PhoU, with amino-acid sequence MSRIVFDKKLGYVHEDLVKMGSMVEKQLHSCIDALKNHDVELANKVIDNDDIVDDLQRQIEEKSIRLIAQNQPLATDLRDIFTAIKIVTDLERMADHAVDIAKIVTKMGKEHYIKELIDIPKMAEKVQEMIKLSIDAYIAGDVKAAYDICLKDDEIDAYYKKIFDELLEHMKSNENLNQVSQLLFVCKYLERVADHTTNICEWTIFLVTGKYVDLNE
- the pstB gene encoding phosphate ABC transporter ATP-binding protein PstB, giving the protein MSIIETRDLNLFYGANHALKNINMDIDKNKVTALIGPSGCGKSTFLRTLNRMNDLIDIVRIEGTVLFEGKDIYKEYDEIDLRKRVGMVFQRPNPFPMSIYDNIAYGPRIHGIKDKATLDEIVEKSLKGAALFDEVKDRLKKSALGLSGGQQQRLCIARTLAVEPEVLLMDEPTSALDPISTNKIEELMDELKKQYTVIIVTHNMQQAGRIADKTAFFLNGEVIEYGKTDEVFYKPTDKRTEDYITGRFG
- the pstA gene encoding phosphate ABC transporter permease PstA, coding for MKAKKIDKIATSVLYIISFLIVFLLALFIGYIIFNGRQSLNFKFIFGNNDNGGIGPQLFNSFYILIISLLITIPIGVGAGIFLAEYAGKNKFVDFIRLCIETMASLPSIVVGLFGLLVFVTMLHWKYSVLAGALSVSILNLPSMTRVTENAIRAASKNVKEASLGLGATPWQTIAKVTLPSSMPEILTGVILAAGRIFGEAAAFLYTSGMSAPMVKFGKFSLINNSSAYSLFRPAETLAVHIWKLNAEGMAANSKQIANGASAILIILVLVFNISARFIGNKIHKAYSGK
- the pstC gene encoding phosphate ABC transporter permease subunit PstC, producing the protein MEKKSFYRKLKTEYIGKSFSYVCGIFIVVITLAITFFLASKGINTFVKDKYPIYKFLFSTNWSPDLDKPQFGAAVFIVGSTLVSVGAVVISAPIAVALAIFMNVISPNVGKKILQPALELFVGIPSVVYGWIGVSVLIPLIKNSFGGVGFSLFAGIIVLSIMILPTIASLASDAIKTVPREYIEASYGLGATRWQTIYKVIVPAAKSGIFTGIVLGIARAFGEALAVQMVIGNTVKIAGGLMTPTATLTSILTMDMANTAFGTAWNDALWSMAFILLIISFIFILITRKIGNRGKV
- a CDS encoding phosphate ABC transporter substrate-binding protein → MKKKGLKYVISALVVTMMAGAFVGCSSEKQGSNTTPDTKKQSVSGSITISGSTAMQEFIEKSAKKFQEKNSDATINVQGGGSGQGLTQVSQGNVDIGNSDIYANEKFKNGEDKDLVDHKVLGEGFAVVTSKDVTLTNLTKEQIQNVFSGKVKNWKEIGGPDVKITVIHRPASSGTRATFVKVLLDGNKALEDDKIGIVQDSTGSVMTSIQSTPGSVSYVALANANESKDKVNKVTIDGVEASVDNIIGGKYKFWSWGHMYTKGEAKDLSKAFIEFVSSEDNKDLFDKLGFVQGSKIKE